The Lactobacillus sp. CBA3605 genome contains a region encoding:
- a CDS encoding glycosyltransferase family 2 protein has product MKTMSLIVPCYNEEPTIEIFFNTVEKVISAHPTEFEAIHHEYLFINDGSSDGTLKEFRKLQAAHPDIVHYISFSRNFGKEAGLAAGLQNAHGDYVAVMDVDLQDPPELLPEMLTTIETGDYDCVGTMREDRKGEPAIRSFFSRSFYAVINKISKVQIIPNARDYRLMTRQMVDAVLELPEYNRFSKGIFNWVGFRTTYLKFENAPRSAGETHWSFWQLFNYSIEAIVDFSDVPLKIATFIGGLFAAISVVSMIVVIIRKILFGNSVGGWASMVSILLFTGGIQLFCMGIIGNYLGKIYLETKHRPQYIVQEQK; this is encoded by the coding sequence ATGAAAACTATGAGTTTAATTGTGCCCTGTTATAATGAAGAGCCCACAATTGAAATTTTCTTTAACACCGTTGAAAAGGTGATCAGTGCGCATCCGACTGAATTCGAAGCCATTCATCATGAATACCTATTCATTAACGATGGCTCAAGTGATGGGACCTTGAAAGAATTCCGTAAACTACAGGCTGCCCATCCGGATATCGTTCATTACATTTCATTTTCACGTAATTTCGGCAAAGAAGCTGGCTTAGCCGCTGGTTTACAAAACGCACATGGGGATTACGTCGCCGTTATGGATGTCGATTTACAAGACCCGCCTGAATTGTTACCTGAAATGTTAACCACGATTGAGACTGGCGACTACGATTGTGTTGGGACAATGCGAGAAGATCGCAAAGGTGAACCTGCCATTCGTTCCTTCTTCTCACGGTCATTTTACGCAGTCATTAATAAGATTTCAAAGGTTCAAATCATCCCGAACGCCCGGGATTACCGCTTAATGACCCGTCAAATGGTAGACGCTGTTCTTGAATTACCGGAATATAATCGTTTTTCGAAAGGGATTTTTAATTGGGTTGGCTTTCGCACGACCTATCTCAAATTTGAGAACGCCCCCCGATCCGCTGGTGAAACCCATTGGTCTTTCTGGCAGTTATTCAACTACTCGATTGAAGCCATTGTTGATTTCTCTGACGTCCCGCTAAAGATTGCCACATTCATTGGTGGCTTATTCGCCGCCATCTCCGTGGTTAGTATGATTGTAGTCATCATCCGGAAGATTCTCTTCGGCAACAGCGTTGGTGGTTGGGCTTCGATGGTTTCTATCTTACTCTTTACTGGTGGTATCCAACTCTTCTGTATGGGAATTATTGGAAATTACCTCGGCAAAATCTACTTGGAAACCAAGCATCGACCGCAATATATCGTACAAGAACAAAAATAA
- a CDS encoding serine hydrolase: MWLRRLRQVGLVIVSGLIGLQLGGLVATETRDVAAYFKVKSARVQVRATLAKSSAKRSQSRLVRPGQLYRGTLPVSSRHTTYRYLKALTGQPRGWVKQSDLQPVQPALVAGYLKRWGTQKRNGHLALIQPDRPVTVTLAGPPGTTKTAVTQRVAAKKLTEPAVQVIGTTQTSVGQYYLLQVNQHPYGWVAAQPFVYQAAAVTPIKAKTWRRIDQLIATQPIQGTLLVAKKGQTIPTVRDYGTTGRPTATLDKPTTIYPIASLQKAMTGVMIGQLIQSHQLTLTTTLAKFYPQVPYAKQITIQQLLDHTSGIVMNEVAPARPLSEVAAVQWALKHLTSTNQHRWQYCSANYTLLAGVIRQVTKKTYAENLQQRILKPAGMTQTAPWSQFAHQKIALPYVATARATTPAHRISLPLLSSELGAGDIGTTVMDYYRFVAAFNDGTLLSAHMRTQLTRIRAKTYAAGWYYGAGGGQHASGYDNDISNFYQRTAAGGVTVVFFMNQANHQLAQQLVQQIATLIAAD, encoded by the coding sequence ATGTGGTTGCGTCGACTGAGACAGGTGGGGTTAGTGATTGTGAGCGGTTTAATCGGCCTACAATTGGGGGGCCTAGTTGCGACTGAGACACGCGACGTAGCGGCGTACTTTAAAGTCAAGTCAGCGCGGGTTCAAGTTCGGGCCACGTTAGCAAAATCGTCAGCCAAGCGGTCACAATCACGCTTGGTACGACCAGGTCAACTATATCGTGGCACGCTCCCGGTCAGCAGTCGGCACACCACCTACCGTTATTTAAAAGCGTTAACGGGTCAGCCGCGCGGATGGGTCAAGCAATCGGATCTACAACCAGTCCAACCAGCGTTAGTTGCAGGTTATTTAAAGCGCTGGGGCACACAAAAGCGTAACGGTCATTTGGCCTTAATCCAACCAGACCGGCCGGTTACCGTTACTTTAGCTGGACCGCCGGGCACGACTAAAACTGCGGTGACACAGCGCGTAGCTGCGAAGAAGCTAACTGAGCCAGCAGTTCAGGTGATTGGCACGACGCAGACGAGTGTTGGCCAATATTATTTACTACAAGTCAATCAGCATCCATATGGTTGGGTAGCGGCCCAACCTTTCGTCTATCAAGCGGCTGCGGTGACGCCGATTAAGGCCAAGACTTGGCGGCGAATTGACCAGCTAATTGCAACCCAACCAATTCAAGGCACATTGTTAGTCGCTAAAAAAGGTCAAACGATTCCGACTGTCCGTGATTATGGCACGACTGGCCGACCAACGGCGACCTTGGATAAGCCAACGACCATTTATCCGATTGCGTCGTTGCAAAAAGCAATGACGGGCGTCATGATTGGTCAGTTGATTCAAAGCCATCAGTTAACATTGACCACGACGTTGGCAAAATTTTACCCGCAGGTACCGTATGCGAAGCAGATCACGATACAACAGTTGTTGGACCATACCTCAGGCATTGTGATGAACGAGGTGGCACCAGCTCGGCCCTTATCAGAAGTGGCGGCTGTCCAATGGGCGTTGAAGCATTTAACGTCCACCAACCAGCATCGTTGGCAGTATTGTAGTGCTAACTATACGTTATTGGCAGGGGTCATTCGGCAAGTGACGAAAAAAACATATGCAGAAAATTTACAGCAACGGATTTTAAAACCAGCTGGAATGACGCAAACAGCACCGTGGAGTCAGTTTGCACATCAAAAGATTGCCTTACCCTATGTGGCGACGGCCCGTGCCACGACGCCAGCGCATCGCATTTCATTGCCGTTATTATCTAGTGAACTAGGGGCTGGCGATATTGGGACTACGGTGATGGATTATTACCGCTTTGTAGCAGCTTTTAACGACGGGACTTTGTTATCAGCCCACATGCGCACGCAGTTGACGCGAATTCGGGCGAAAACTTACGCTGCGGGCTGGTATTATGGGGCTGGTGGCGGACAACATGCCTCGGGCTACGATAATGACATTAGTAATTTTTATCAGCGGACCGCAGCTGGTGGGGTGACAGTGGTCTTTTTCATGAATCAAGCGAACCACCAGTTGGCTCAGCAACTAGTTCAGCAAATTGCGACCTTGATTGCGGCGGATTAA
- the larD gene encoding D/L-lactic acid transporter LarD → MIHQLLAEFMGTALMIIFGVGVHCSEVLKGTKYRGSGHIFAITTWGFGITIALFIFGDVSINPAMVFAQCLLGNIPWSMFIPYSVAEVLGGVVGAVIVWIMYADHFAASAGEISPITIRNLFSTAPAVRNLPRNFFVEFFDTFIFISGILAISEVKTPGIVPIGVGLLVWAIGMGLGGPTGFAMNLARDMGPRIAHAILPIKNKADSDWQYGIIVPGIAPFVGAACAALFMHGFFGIG, encoded by the coding sequence GTGATTCATCAACTGCTGGCAGAGTTCATGGGAACCGCCTTGATGATTATTTTTGGTGTTGGGGTCCATTGTAGTGAAGTTTTAAAGGGGACCAAGTATCGTGGTTCTGGGCATATTTTTGCGATTACCACTTGGGGTTTTGGGATTACCATTGCGCTCTTTATCTTTGGGGATGTCTCGATTAACCCGGCCATGGTCTTTGCCCAATGTCTTTTAGGGAATATCCCTTGGAGTATGTTTATTCCTTATTCCGTTGCTGAAGTGTTAGGTGGGGTTGTCGGTGCCGTGATTGTTTGGATCATGTATGCGGATCACTTTGCTGCTTCTGCTGGTGAAATTTCACCAATTACAATTCGAAACTTGTTCTCAACTGCACCAGCCGTTCGGAACTTACCACGGAACTTCTTCGTTGAATTTTTTGATACTTTTATTTTTATTTCTGGGATTTTAGCTATTTCTGAAGTGAAGACACCGGGGATTGTACCGATCGGCGTGGGGTTGTTAGTTTGGGCAATTGGGATGGGCCTTGGTGGGCCAACCGGATTCGCCATGAACTTAGCTCGAGACATGGGACCACGGATTGCGCATGCTATCTTGCCAATTAAGAACAAAGCTGACAGCGACTGGCAATACGGGATTATCGTCCCTGGGATTGCACCATTCGTTGGGGCTGCTTGTGCGGCGTTGTTTATGCATGGATTCTTTGGAATTGGATAG
- the wecB gene encoding non-hydrolyzing UDP-N-acetylglucosamine 2-epimerase produces the protein MTKKIKVMTIFGTRPEAIKMAPIVLQLQQSAQFTPITVVTAQHREMLDQVLTIFKIKPDYDLNIMRPNQTLAGITSRVLTKLDEVLATAKPDIILVHGDTTTTFAASVSAFYHQIPVGHVEAGLRTWDKYSPYPEEMNRQLTDVLADMYFAPTTLSQANLLKENHPAAQITITGNTAIDALKQTVNADYQHAALNLIQPGHRMILLTMHRRENQGAPMEAVFAAIKRVVLSHPDVEVVYPVHLSPVVQAIAQRVLGQTNRIHLIEPLDVVDFHNMAARSYFIMTDSGGVQEEAPSLNKPVLVLRTMTERPEGVDAGTLKLVGTDGDRVEAAMTQLLDDQDEYDRMAMAKNPYGDGHAATYILKAIAEHFN, from the coding sequence ATGACTAAAAAAATTAAAGTAATGACTATTTTTGGGACGCGTCCGGAAGCCATTAAAATGGCCCCCATCGTGCTACAGTTGCAGCAATCGGCGCAATTTACGCCCATTACGGTAGTGACCGCGCAACATCGTGAAATGCTGGACCAGGTGTTGACCATTTTTAAGATTAAACCGGATTATGATTTAAATATTATGCGCCCAAATCAAACTTTGGCGGGGATTACGAGTCGGGTGTTGACGAAATTAGATGAGGTGTTAGCGACTGCTAAACCCGATATTATTTTAGTCCATGGCGACACGACTACCACCTTTGCTGCCAGTGTTAGTGCCTTTTATCATCAAATTCCAGTGGGTCATGTGGAAGCAGGCCTACGAACTTGGGATAAGTATTCGCCTTATCCGGAAGAGATGAATCGCCAGCTAACGGATGTGTTGGCTGATATGTATTTTGCCCCAACCACGCTGAGTCAAGCCAATTTACTCAAAGAAAATCACCCAGCAGCACAGATTACGATTACTGGGAATACAGCGATTGATGCGCTAAAGCAAACGGTCAATGCGGATTATCAGCATGCCGCGTTGAACTTGATTCAGCCAGGACACCGCATGATTTTATTAACCATGCATCGGCGTGAGAATCAGGGCGCCCCAATGGAAGCCGTCTTTGCAGCCATTAAGCGGGTCGTTTTAAGTCATCCGGATGTGGAAGTCGTGTATCCAGTGCATTTAAGCCCAGTGGTACAAGCAATTGCGCAGCGGGTACTAGGTCAGACTAACCGGATTCACTTGATTGAGCCGTTAGATGTCGTTGACTTTCATAATATGGCGGCTCGGAGCTACTTTATCATGACGGATTCTGGTGGCGTGCAGGAAGAAGCGCCATCGCTCAATAAACCTGTTTTGGTCTTGCGGACCATGACTGAGCGACCAGAAGGGGTTGATGCCGGTACGCTGAAGTTAGTGGGGACCGATGGCGACCGGGTTGAAGCTGCGATGACACAGTTGTTAGACGATCAAGATGAGTATGATCGGATGGCGATGGCCAAGAACCCGTATGGTGACGGCCATGCGGCGACCTATATCTTAAAGGCGATTGCCGAACATTTTAACTAA
- a CDS encoding YihY/virulence factor BrkB family protein, whose protein sequence is MSLKTRYPKTAKWIEIIVRRYNQANVSNNAIILAYYALMSIAPIILIVGNIVARFDLKTGQILAYAKEFIPSNIYSIFKPILVSFLSSSGSGSLSIGIVVTIWSASQIIAAVRRSLNEAYGVKDTQGAIVTRLMAFLLTLGLLVLIVGLAIFFTLSQVIMDAILRLTNTSEAFIPGWWTSLLANKNLITFVGMFVLALLLYYFVPNAIVKLRYVWIGSLVTTIGWIVISQGFRLYVELFAQRVTSYQTIGSLIVLMFWLNFSGMLLMFGGVVNATVQEWFEQTIQAKSPRMMKRIWRRLGRVRKSNKG, encoded by the coding sequence ATGAGTCTTAAAACACGCTACCCCAAAACTGCTAAATGGATTGAAATAATTGTGAGAAGATATAATCAAGCTAATGTAAGTAACAATGCCATTATTTTAGCCTATTATGCGTTAATGTCAATTGCGCCGATTATTTTGATTGTTGGTAATATCGTGGCTCGGTTTGATTTAAAAACCGGCCAGATTTTAGCCTACGCTAAAGAGTTTATCCCAAGCAACATTTATTCAATCTTTAAACCAATTTTAGTTTCTTTCCTATCTTCTAGTGGGAGCGGGAGTTTGTCAATTGGGATTGTGGTGACAATTTGGTCGGCGTCACAGATTATTGCAGCCGTTCGGCGGAGTTTGAATGAGGCGTATGGGGTTAAGGATACACAGGGGGCCATTGTGACGCGACTGATGGCCTTCTTACTGACCTTGGGGCTATTAGTGCTCATTGTCGGCTTGGCAATCTTCTTTACGCTCAGCCAGGTGATCATGGACGCTATCTTGCGGCTAACAAATACATCGGAAGCCTTTATTCCGGGGTGGTGGACAAGCCTACTAGCCAATAAAAACTTAATTACCTTTGTGGGGATGTTTGTGTTAGCCCTATTGCTGTATTATTTTGTCCCGAATGCCATCGTGAAGCTCCGCTATGTGTGGATTGGGTCGTTAGTCACGACGATTGGCTGGATTGTGATCTCCCAAGGGTTCCGGTTATATGTCGAGCTCTTCGCACAACGGGTGACGTCGTATCAGACGATTGGCAGTCTGATCGTCTTAATGTTTTGGTTGAACTTCTCTGGGATGTTGCTGATGTTTGGTGGGGTCGTGAATGCCACCGTCCAGGAATGGTTTGAACAGACGATTCAGGCGAAGTCACCACGGATGATGAAGCGCATTTGGCGGCGACTGGGGCGGGTCCGCAAGTCAAATAAGGGCTAA